A section of the Veillonella criceti genome encodes:
- a CDS encoding LptA/OstA family protein has product MKLSKVMTITSLVASLAVPVWAATSNMTITADVLQYNGSSGLAEAKGNVVIINEDKTMTGKEGWYNTKTQEARLTGGISMIGTDTSMSAQELHSTNNEQLEAKGNVRLQKENKQVFGDIVTYNTKTEYGTSRGHGKLVMDDAVLTGDYIEGWLGQIRATAQGNVTLHSAKHNLDASADNAVYTQTPGQDDGVAYLTGNAHAVQNGNVLNAPELKLEMKDNSVQTVGGRSTLVITPQQ; this is encoded by the coding sequence ATGAAATTGTCAAAAGTAATGACTATTACAAGTTTAGTGGCTAGTTTGGCTGTACCAGTGTGGGCAGCTACATCCAATATGACAATTACCGCTGATGTATTACAATACAATGGTAGTAGTGGATTAGCAGAAGCTAAAGGCAATGTAGTGATTATTAATGAAGATAAGACAATGACTGGTAAAGAAGGCTGGTATAATACTAAGACACAAGAAGCTCGCTTGACAGGTGGGATTAGTATGATTGGTACAGATACTTCTATGTCAGCTCAAGAGTTACATAGTACAAATAATGAACAGTTAGAAGCTAAAGGAAATGTACGCTTACAAAAAGAAAATAAACAAGTTTTTGGCGATATTGTGACATATAATACTAAGACTGAATATGGTACTTCCCGTGGTCATGGTAAATTAGTTATGGATGATGCTGTTCTTACTGGTGATTATATTGAAGGTTGGTTAGGTCAGATTCGTGCAACGGCACAGGGGAATGTAACATTGCATAGTGCTAAACATAATTTAGATGCTAGCGCTGATAATGCAGTGTATACACAAACTCCAGGACAAGATGACGGAGTGGCTTACTTAACTGGTAATGCTCATGCCGTACAAAATGGTAATGTGCTTAATGCACCAGAATTAAAATTAGAAATGAAAGATAATTCAGTACAAACTGTCGGTGGTCGCAGTACCTTAGTCATTACGCCACAACAGTAA
- the lptC gene encoding LPS export ABC transporter periplasmic protein LptC, producing MLKNKKTILGVAIVALLIGVFVWIFLISSDEIAEDPTQPKENLVSFEGSTITEEQAGKLAWSVTAEQIKVNPKTKEVYLTNMEGTFYDGEKTLVVTAPRGYMTGDHSKFQLAGGVKGTNGADVELTTEAIAFDNKTKKLTSETPFTFTNQEATVTGDKLEADTVLNIVTAHGHAKLVRK from the coding sequence ATGCTAAAGAATAAGAAAACAATCTTAGGTGTAGCCATTGTGGCGTTACTCATTGGTGTTTTTGTTTGGATTTTCTTAATTAGTAGTGATGAAATAGCAGAAGATCCTACACAGCCAAAAGAGAATTTAGTTAGTTTTGAAGGCTCTACCATTACTGAAGAGCAAGCAGGAAAACTCGCTTGGTCAGTAACTGCTGAACAGATTAAGGTTAATCCTAAAACAAAGGAAGTATACCTGACTAATATGGAGGGTACTTTTTATGATGGCGAGAAGACATTAGTTGTTACAGCACCACGGGGCTATATGACAGGTGATCATAGTAAGTTTCAATTAGCCGGTGGTGTAAAAGGGACTAATGGTGCTGATGTTGAATTAACTACAGAAGCAATTGCTTTTGATAATAAGACGAAGAAATTAACGTCAGAAACTCCATTTACCTTTACTAATCAGGAAGCAACGGTAACTGGTGATAAGTTAGAAGCTGATACAGTACTTAATATAGTAACAGCTCACGGACATGCTAAATTGGTTAGAAAGTGA
- a CDS encoding lysophospholipid acyltransferase family protein has protein sequence MSNEWQYKLLKGLSALTCKLSYRTILRIGATLGPLYSLVGKKQKKRGIYNVMKGMDVSEAEASQILEELFKNLGRSALEILYMPNLTKEFITEHIEMHGLKYLDKALAEQRGVVILTAHVGNWEWMGASLAAYGYPSTTIVKKQPNAQVTRLLNEYREMVGLEVFARGGSEMIRAVKAMKQKKLLGFLADQDGYIQGLPVEFLGQESSAVTGPATFAQKFKAPVVPVFTYRKANGIGHVVEILPPLYYEDTGHEAEDLYRLTEATVRVTEEFIRQHPTEWLWFQHRWNTKLHEIVDIDEKLKVRDAVHAKE, from the coding sequence ATGTCAAATGAGTGGCAATACAAATTATTAAAAGGTTTGAGTGCATTGACTTGTAAGCTGTCGTATCGCACGATACTTCGTATAGGGGCGACATTAGGACCTTTATATTCACTCGTAGGGAAAAAACAAAAAAAACGAGGTATTTATAATGTAATGAAAGGCATGGATGTATCAGAAGCGGAAGCTTCACAAATTTTGGAAGAACTTTTCAAGAATTTGGGGCGGTCTGCTTTAGAAATTTTGTACATGCCGAATTTAACGAAAGAGTTTATTACTGAGCATATTGAAATGCACGGTTTAAAATATTTGGATAAAGCTTTAGCAGAGCAACGAGGCGTGGTCATTCTAACCGCGCATGTAGGCAATTGGGAATGGATGGGCGCTTCTTTAGCGGCTTATGGTTATCCATCGACAACAATTGTAAAGAAACAACCGAATGCACAAGTAACTCGTTTGCTTAATGAATATCGTGAGATGGTAGGTTTAGAAGTATTTGCGCGTGGTGGTTCTGAAATGATTCGGGCTGTAAAGGCCATGAAACAAAAGAAATTGTTAGGTTTTTTAGCAGACCAAGATGGTTATATTCAAGGCTTGCCTGTTGAATTTTTAGGGCAAGAATCGTCGGCTGTCACAGGGCCGGCTACGTTTGCTCAGAAATTTAAAGCCCCTGTTGTGCCTGTTTTTACCTATCGTAAAGCGAATGGGATTGGTCATGTGGTAGAAATTTTACCACCTTTATATTATGAAGATACAGGCCATGAAGCGGAGGATCTTTATCGGTTAACAGAGGCTACCGTGCGAGTAACGGAAGAGTTTATTCGTCAACATCCAACCGAATGGCTTTGGTTTCAGCATCGTTGGAATACTAAGCTCCATGAAATTGTTGATATCGATGAGAAATTGAAGGTGAGGGACGCAGTACATGCTAAAGAATAA
- a CDS encoding KdsC family phosphatase: protein MNIKCLILDVDGVMTEGGIIYTAKGDELKVFNSQDGLGLALARRGGLKLAVITGRHSEMVDRRTKELKFDFVRMGCHNKTEAIKELAVELGIDTDEMAYMGDDLNDLGALSLVGFPMTPANGVMEVKAVAKFIATKSGGHGAVREAIEYIFKKEGCWDQLVDDYRNEIYSQGQ from the coding sequence ATGAATATAAAATGCTTAATACTAGATGTGGATGGAGTTATGACTGAAGGCGGTATTATTTATACGGCCAAGGGTGATGAACTTAAAGTTTTTAATTCCCAAGATGGACTTGGATTAGCCTTAGCTCGTCGTGGAGGCTTGAAACTAGCTGTTATTACGGGGCGTCATTCTGAAATGGTCGATCGTCGTACCAAAGAATTAAAATTTGATTTTGTCCGTATGGGCTGTCATAATAAGACAGAAGCGATTAAAGAATTAGCTGTCGAATTAGGCATTGATACTGATGAAATGGCATATATGGGTGATGATCTCAATGATTTAGGGGCCCTTTCCCTGGTAGGTTTTCCTATGACACCAGCAAATGGTGTGATGGAAGTAAAGGCAGTTGCTAAATTTATAGCAACTAAGAGCGGTGGTCATGGCGCCGTTCGTGAAGCTATCGAATATATTTTTAAAAAAGAAGGTTGTTGGGACCAATTAGTTGATGATTATAGAAATGAAATATATAGTCAAGGTCAGTAG
- a CDS encoding KpsF/GutQ family sugar-phosphate isomerase, whose translation MNVLEQAAQVLHEEAQAIEKLITTLDSNFTEAVNMILNSKGRVVCTGMGKSGHIARKVAATLASTGTPALFLHPGEGVHGDLGMVTSEDIVLAFSNSGETSEVISLLPSLRRIGARLISVVGKHNSTLAKNSDIVLLVEVEREACPLGLAPTTSTTVALALGDALAVCLLDRHKFTPENFAIFHPGGSLGRKLLLTVENIMHSGEDNPMVYKGSTVRDALFVMTEKGLGATNVVDEDGRLLGLVTDGDIRRGLDAGSNFLEWPVEDMMTPMPRTITKDKLAAEALHLMEKNQPRPITVLPVVDDNKHCLGIVHLTDLLRRGIV comes from the coding sequence ATGAATGTTTTAGAACAAGCAGCACAAGTGCTTCATGAAGAAGCGCAGGCGATTGAAAAACTAATTACCACCTTAGACAGTAATTTTACAGAAGCTGTCAATATGATTTTGAATTCTAAAGGCCGTGTAGTATGTACTGGCATGGGTAAATCAGGTCATATTGCTCGTAAAGTAGCGGCTACATTAGCGTCTACGGGGACGCCAGCGCTATTTTTGCATCCTGGTGAAGGGGTACATGGTGATTTAGGCATGGTTACATCGGAAGATATTGTGCTTGCTTTTTCTAATAGTGGTGAAACCAGTGAAGTCATTAGTTTATTGCCTTCTTTACGTCGTATTGGTGCACGTCTTATCAGTGTAGTGGGTAAACATAATTCTACATTGGCTAAGAATTCTGATATTGTTTTATTAGTAGAAGTAGAGCGGGAAGCTTGTCCGTTAGGTTTAGCACCGACTACTAGTACTACAGTAGCGTTAGCTTTGGGTGATGCTTTAGCAGTTTGTTTATTAGATCGTCATAAATTTACGCCTGAAAATTTTGCAATTTTCCATCCCGGTGGATCTTTGGGGCGTAAATTATTGCTTACCGTAGAAAATATTATGCATAGCGGTGAAGATAATCCGATGGTTTATAAAGGCTCTACAGTACGTGATGCTCTTTTTGTAATGACAGAAAAAGGGTTAGGGGCTACCAATGTAGTTGATGAAGATGGTCGTTTATTAGGCCTTGTTACGGATGGTGATATTCGTCGTGGGTTAGATGCAGGGAGTAATTTTTTAGAATGGCCTGTGGAAGATATGATGACACCTATGCCTAGAACGATTACTAAAGATAAACTAGCAGCAGAAGCATTGCATTTAATGGAAAAAAATCAGCCCCGTCCAATTACCGTATTGCCAGTTGTGGACGATAATAAACATTGTTTAGGCATTGTCCATCTTACTGACTTATTACGTCGAGGTATTGTATAA
- the kdsA gene encoding 3-deoxy-8-phosphooctulonate synthase, which yields MKEVKVGNLTLGGGKGLFLLAGPCVIEDPERTLNIGRRAKEICERVGIPYIFKASFDKANRSSFSSFRGPGLEEGLKILSHIKKELQVPIVSDIHSVEQIEPAAEVLDILQIPAFLCRQTDLVYGAAKTGKCVNVKKGQFLAPKDMSNVVKKVEEAGNQNLMLTERGATFGYNNLVVDMRSFPIMRSFEYPVIFDATHSVQLPGGAGTSSSGQREFVPNLARAAVAAGVDGLFMEVHDNPEEALSDGPNMVRLDDLEAMLRDLVAIDKIVKG from the coding sequence ATGAAAGAAGTAAAAGTTGGTAACTTAACCCTTGGTGGCGGTAAAGGCTTATTTTTATTAGCGGGTCCTTGTGTGATTGAGGATCCAGAACGTACGTTAAATATTGGCCGTCGCGCTAAAGAGATTTGTGAGCGTGTGGGCATTCCCTATATCTTTAAAGCTTCTTTTGATAAGGCAAATCGTTCTAGCTTTAGTTCTTTCCGCGGTCCTGGCCTTGAAGAAGGACTTAAAATTTTAAGTCATATTAAAAAGGAATTACAAGTACCGATTGTTAGTGATATTCATTCGGTAGAACAGATTGAACCAGCTGCTGAAGTGCTTGATATTTTACAAATTCCTGCGTTCCTTTGTCGTCAGACCGATTTAGTATATGGGGCTGCTAAAACAGGTAAATGTGTTAATGTAAAAAAAGGCCAATTTTTAGCACCTAAAGATATGAGTAATGTAGTGAAAAAAGTAGAAGAAGCGGGTAATCAGAATTTAATGTTGACTGAACGAGGTGCTACTTTTGGTTATAATAATTTAGTGGTGGATATGCGTTCCTTCCCTATTATGCGCAGTTTTGAGTATCCTGTAATCTTTGATGCTACGCATAGTGTACAATTACCAGGTGGTGCTGGCACAAGTTCTTCAGGGCAACGTGAATTTGTACCTAATTTAGCGCGGGCCGCTGTAGCTGCCGGGGTAGATGGCTTATTTATGGAAGTTCATGATAATCCTGAAGAAGCCTTATCTGATGGACCGAATATGGTGCGCTTAGATGATTTAGAAGCTATGTTACGAGACTTAGTGGCCATTGATAAAATTGTAAAAGGTTAA
- the kdsB gene encoding 3-deoxy-manno-octulosonate cytidylyltransferase produces the protein MKIACVIPARYASTRLPGKPLADIAGKPMIQRVYEQVSKATVPDIIIVATDDQRVADVVTAFGGTAVMTSTDHLTGTDRLAEVAQLHPDIDVIINVQGDEPLIEASLIDELGALFKTDLDLKMATVGAPLKEAEYGEPSAVKVVCNLKGEAMYFSRSLIPYPRHAFVNPPLKHIGIYAYSREFLLEFAQLAPTPAELTESLEQLRALENGVTIRVIKTEARFIGVDTPEDLEAVNAIFKTKES, from the coding sequence ATGAAAATCGCTTGTGTTATCCCAGCTCGTTATGCATCCACACGCTTGCCAGGCAAACCGTTAGCTGATATTGCTGGTAAACCTATGATTCAACGGGTATATGAACAAGTGTCTAAAGCTACTGTGCCTGATATTATTATTGTAGCTACGGATGACCAACGTGTTGCTGATGTGGTTACTGCTTTTGGTGGTACTGCGGTTATGACAAGCACTGATCATCTGACCGGTACTGATCGGCTTGCAGAAGTAGCACAATTACATCCTGATATTGATGTTATTATTAATGTACAAGGTGATGAACCTTTAATAGAAGCCTCTTTGATTGATGAATTAGGCGCTCTATTTAAAACTGATTTGGATTTAAAAATGGCGACGGTTGGTGCCCCTTTAAAAGAAGCTGAATATGGGGAACCGTCAGCGGTTAAGGTAGTGTGTAATTTAAAAGGCGAGGCCATGTATTTTTCACGGTCTTTAATTCCTTATCCGCGGCATGCTTTTGTAAATCCACCATTAAAGCATATAGGTATTTATGCATATAGTCGTGAATTTTTGTTAGAATTTGCCCAATTAGCGCCAACACCGGCCGAATTGACAGAATCGTTAGAGCAACTAAGAGCTTTAGAAAATGGGGTTACTATTCGTGTGATTAAAACGGAAGCGCGTTTTATTGGAGTAGATACACCAGAAGATTTAGAAGCTGTTAATGCGATTTTTAAAACGAAGGAATCGTAA
- the lpxK gene encoding tetraacyldisaccharide 4'-kinase has product MNGEQLFKHIVSGKARGPLASIARAGLGVLSTVYTQGVKQRNKKFDDKSGVIRATVPVISVGNITAGGTGKTPMVRYICQYLETANYSPAILSRGYRAKDNEETIVVSRRGRLEVTPAVSGDEAWLLGKGLGHTSVVIGRKRVNSAQLATATLGSDILVLDDGFQHRQLNRDLDIVLIDAANPFGYNHVLPRGLLREPLVGLQRADIIVLTKTDQVPKDILFGVKQQLLKWAPQAPIMSTVHKPLGIQTLASWERNELPQTAPVGIDDPKFLTVSGIGQPDSFRYTVTSLGYTVCHSLDFGDHHEYSTDDVVRMWSEAFAKGANAIVTTEKDAVKLSQLSAIHDLKIPVFVIPIGIEFTEGEDVFKTYISQVGKKAAV; this is encoded by the coding sequence ATGAATGGGGAACAATTGTTTAAACATATAGTCAGTGGTAAAGCGAGAGGCCCGTTAGCTAGTATAGCTCGTGCTGGATTAGGCGTGTTAAGTACGGTTTATACACAAGGTGTAAAACAACGGAATAAGAAATTTGATGATAAAAGTGGTGTAATCCGTGCTACCGTACCTGTTATTAGCGTTGGAAATATTACTGCTGGTGGCACTGGTAAAACACCTATGGTCCGTTATATTTGTCAGTATTTAGAAACCGCTAATTATTCACCCGCTATTTTGAGTCGTGGTTATCGTGCTAAAGATAACGAAGAAACTATTGTAGTGTCACGGCGTGGCCGTTTAGAAGTTACTCCGGCAGTGAGTGGTGATGAAGCTTGGCTCCTTGGCAAAGGTTTAGGCCATACCAGTGTAGTTATTGGTCGTAAACGTGTAAATTCAGCACAATTAGCGACGGCTACGTTAGGGAGTGATATACTAGTATTAGATGATGGCTTCCAACATCGCCAATTAAACCGTGATTTAGACATTGTTCTCATTGATGCGGCTAATCCATTTGGTTATAATCATGTATTGCCAAGAGGGCTGTTACGAGAACCTTTAGTGGGATTACAGCGTGCTGATATTATTGTATTGACTAAAACAGATCAAGTGCCAAAAGATATTTTATTTGGTGTTAAGCAACAACTTCTAAAATGGGCACCACAGGCACCGATTATGAGTACGGTGCATAAACCGCTGGGAATTCAAACGTTAGCTTCTTGGGAACGTAATGAATTGCCACAAACAGCACCAGTAGGTATTGATGACCCTAAGTTTTTAACAGTTAGTGGCATTGGACAACCAGATTCATTCCGTTATACAGTTACATCTCTAGGCTATACAGTGTGTCATAGTTTAGACTTTGGTGATCATCATGAATACTCAACGGATGATGTAGTTCGGATGTGGAGTGAAGCATTTGCTAAGGGGGCTAATGCCATCGTAACAACAGAGAAAGATGCAGTTAAGCTCAGTCAGCTCTCGGCTATCCATGATTTGAAAATTCCTGTATTTGTCATTCCTATCGGTATTGAATTTACTGAAGGGGAAGATGTATTTAAAACCTATATTAGTCAGGTTGGAAAGAAGGCTGCAGTATGA
- a CDS encoding 3-deoxy-D-manno-octulosonic acid transferase: MYWVYNILLIIYWIGLIPVILYRLAFEEGFYERIRQSAGFMPDSLMRKIEGRRAIWVHAASVGEIVATSPIVKDIKKKFPEAVVVVSVVTATGHAMAHRIIPEAEGIIFFPLDLPFLTQRILDMIKPITILLVETEIWPNFLRIAEKEKIPVMMVNGRISDRSMKRYMMIRSFTKEMLASIQYFCMQSKLDAEYIQVLGASKERITITGNTKYDQTYAQVTEDEKRQLQDEFGFGRNHPIIVAGSTHRGEEEAVLTAFTEILKAYPEARLLIAPREIMRGNDVKNLAEKNGLRAICRSTMTGPVHEKTPVVVLDTIGELGRLYSLGDIIFVGGSLVKTGGHNILEPAAHGKPILVGPHMFNFKEIYSLLSSRHACLMVKDTKELVDTMLLLCRDKELRDTMGQNCLDIVHENRGATQRNTEELRKLFESHQIIP; encoded by the coding sequence ATGTATTGGGTATACAACATATTACTAATTATATATTGGATTGGGCTAATTCCCGTCATCCTGTATCGCTTGGCCTTTGAAGAAGGTTTCTATGAACGTATACGCCAAAGTGCGGGGTTCATGCCTGATTCTTTGATGCGTAAAATTGAAGGACGCCGTGCTATTTGGGTACATGCCGCTTCTGTTGGTGAAATTGTTGCGACTAGTCCTATTGTGAAAGATATTAAGAAGAAATTTCCAGAAGCAGTTGTGGTCGTTTCAGTGGTTACGGCCACTGGTCATGCTATGGCTCATCGTATTATTCCCGAAGCGGAAGGGATTATTTTCTTTCCTTTAGATTTGCCTTTTTTAACACAGCGTATTTTAGATATGATAAAGCCAATTACTATACTTTTGGTAGAAACTGAAATTTGGCCAAACTTTTTGCGCATTGCTGAGAAAGAAAAAATTCCAGTAATGATGGTAAATGGGCGCATTAGTGATCGGAGTATGAAACGTTATATGATGATTCGCTCCTTTACGAAAGAAATGTTGGCCTCCATTCAGTATTTCTGTATGCAATCTAAGTTAGATGCAGAGTATATTCAAGTGTTAGGTGCTTCTAAAGAGCGGATTACCATTACGGGGAATACGAAATATGATCAAACCTATGCACAAGTGACTGAAGATGAAAAGCGTCAGTTGCAAGATGAGTTTGGCTTTGGTCGTAATCATCCAATTATTGTAGCGGGCAGTACGCATCGTGGGGAAGAGGAAGCGGTGTTGACAGCTTTTACTGAAATTTTAAAAGCGTATCCAGAGGCTCGTTTATTGATCGCACCTCGTGAAATAATGCGCGGCAATGATGTTAAGAATTTGGCTGAGAAAAATGGTCTGCGCGCTATTTGTCGTAGTACTATGACAGGGCCTGTTCATGAGAAAACGCCCGTTGTCGTATTGGACACAATCGGCGAATTGGGCCGTCTATATAGTCTTGGTGATATCATTTTTGTAGGTGGTTCATTAGTTAAGACTGGGGGACATAATATATTAGAGCCTGCGGCCCATGGCAAGCCTATTTTGGTAGGTCCTCATATGTTTAACTTTAAAGAGATTTATTCCTTGTTAAGTTCACGCCATGCGTGTTTAATGGTAAAAGATACTAAAGAATTAGTTGATACGATGTTATTGTTATGTCGTGATAAAGAATTACGGGATACGATGGGACAGAATTGTTTAGATATTGTCCATGAGAATCGTGGTGCGACACAACGAAATACGGAAGAGTTACGCAAATTATTTGAATCCCACCAGATTATTCCATAG
- the msbA gene encoding lipid A export permease/ATP-binding protein MsbA, producing MGSYKRLLVYVRPYIGRLIFGLVCMIIAAAAYLVVPWLIKNVVDEVLQAKDLAMLNLVVVSILVVFLIRGFATYGQTYTMSYIGQRVIIDIREALFKHLQRLDQAYFDRRKTGVVMSNLTNDVGALQTAIVDNLVSFITEGVTLIGSLVSMILIDWKLTLVTLIIVPVVLGLINIFGKRLRSAGHDVQGRIADITSLLQEVISGIRVVRSFARETHEVARFEKENQRNFLAAMRATKLSSLLSPLVEFSAAIAVTVILWYGGYSVVTGAISAGSLIAFLIYAINLSNPVKRLSQVYGNIQKAMAAGDRVFEILDTEPNVKEKANANVLPDVSGHVEFDHVSFSYDGEKMALQDMNLDVPAGRIVAIVGPSGAGKTTIANLLPRFYDVTSGAIRIDGIDVRDVTFASLREQVGLVPQETMLFNATIRDNILYGRLDGTEEEVYEAAKAANALEFIEKLPDGFDTFVGERGSSLSGGQRQRIAIARAILKDPKILILDEATSALDTESEKLVQEALERLMRGRTAFVIAHRLSTIKNADQIVVLRQGQIEELGTHEELLAQDGLYKHLYSVQFASKGH from the coding sequence ATGGGAAGTTATAAACGATTATTGGTCTATGTGAGACCGTATATTGGCCGGTTAATTTTTGGCCTAGTTTGTATGATTATAGCAGCCGCTGCCTATTTAGTGGTACCTTGGTTGATTAAAAATGTAGTTGACGAAGTGTTGCAGGCGAAAGATTTGGCTATGCTAAATTTAGTCGTCGTTTCTATTTTGGTGGTATTTTTGATTCGTGGGTTTGCTACCTACGGTCAGACATATACGATGTCGTATATTGGTCAGCGAGTCATTATCGATATTCGTGAGGCTTTATTTAAACATTTACAACGCTTGGATCAAGCTTATTTTGATCGTCGTAAAACAGGCGTTGTCATGAGTAATTTAACGAATGATGTGGGAGCCCTACAAACCGCGATTGTAGATAATCTAGTTTCTTTCATTACAGAAGGGGTTACCCTCATTGGGTCCTTAGTATCCATGATATTGATTGACTGGAAATTAACATTAGTAACACTGATTATTGTGCCTGTTGTGTTAGGGTTAATTAATATTTTTGGAAAGCGCTTACGTTCGGCTGGACATGATGTACAGGGACGTATTGCTGATATTACGTCTTTATTACAAGAAGTGATTTCGGGGATTCGAGTAGTTCGTTCTTTTGCCCGTGAAACGCATGAAGTGGCACGGTTTGAAAAAGAAAATCAGCGAAATTTCTTGGCCGCTATGCGTGCGACTAAATTATCGAGTTTGTTAAGCCCTCTTGTTGAATTTTCAGCGGCTATTGCTGTGACAGTAATCCTTTGGTACGGCGGTTATTCTGTGGTTACCGGCGCTATTTCAGCAGGTTCTTTAATTGCGTTTTTAATTTATGCTATTAATCTATCCAATCCTGTTAAACGGCTAAGTCAGGTGTATGGCAATATTCAAAAAGCGATGGCAGCAGGTGATCGTGTATTTGAGATTTTAGATACGGAGCCAAATGTTAAAGAAAAAGCGAATGCTAACGTATTGCCAGACGTATCGGGTCATGTAGAATTTGATCATGTATCCTTCTCTTATGATGGAGAAAAGATGGCCTTGCAAGATATGAATTTAGACGTGCCAGCGGGCCGAATTGTAGCTATTGTAGGACCGTCCGGTGCGGGTAAAACAACGATTGCCAATCTGTTGCCAAGATTTTATGATGTAACGTCTGGGGCGATTCGCATTGATGGAATTGATGTACGTGATGTGACATTTGCTTCTTTGCGGGAACAAGTTGGTTTGGTTCCACAGGAAACCATGCTATTTAATGCAACCATTCGTGATAATATTTTATATGGTCGTTTAGATGGCACGGAGGAAGAAGTCTATGAAGCGGCTAAAGCAGCTAATGCGTTAGAGTTTATTGAAAAGCTACCAGATGGATTTGATACTTTTGTTGGTGAACGAGGGAGTTCTTTGTCTGGTGGGCAACGTCAGCGTATTGCTATTGCGAGAGCTATCTTAAAAGATCCAAAAATTCTTATTTTAGATGAAGCTACTTCGGCATTAGATACAGAAAGTGAAAAATTAGTACAAGAAGCGTTAGAACGTCTTATGAGAGGTCGTACGGCCTTTGTGATTGCGCATCGCTTGAGTACGATTAAAAATGCTGATCAAATTGTTGTGTTACGACAAGGTCAGATTGAAGAGCTAGGGACCCATGAAGAGTTATTAGCGCAAGATGGTCTCTATAAACATTTATATTCAGTTCAATTTGCAAGTAAAGGACATTAA
- the lpxB gene encoding lipid-A-disaccharide synthase, translating to MKVMFSAGEASGDTHAASVAKALKNAYPEVSMFGMGGSRMAEAGVQIMYDIKQLGYIGIVEVIKHLPSFFKLRTFLKEVMLREKPDVLVCVDYPGFNMKLAKVAHDLGIPVIYYIAPTIWAWHRSRGKDIASTVTKVASIFPFEAKAYREFGVDVEFVGHPLLDIVKPTMSLEEGLAYFKMPPHTKRVLLMPGSRKQEVISLLERMLAGAELVMAKHPNLVFYLPRAHTIDKEELEVITKKYKVPVTITDDYTYDLMQCCDVCLAASGTATLETALMELPTILLYRLSPITYALGRVLVNLTHVGLPNIVAGREVIPELLQGAVTPANIAKELTSLLEDSKRREAMVADLRSVREALGGTGAVERVAELIATVARANQVAEDMNGKL from the coding sequence ATGAAAGTCATGTTTTCGGCTGGTGAGGCATCAGGTGACACTCATGCAGCTAGCGTAGCGAAGGCGTTAAAAAACGCATATCCTGAGGTTTCCATGTTTGGTATGGGCGGTTCGCGCATGGCTGAAGCGGGAGTCCAGATTATGTATGATATAAAACAATTAGGCTATATCGGAATTGTTGAAGTAATAAAACATTTACCTTCTTTTTTCAAATTACGTACTTTTTTAAAAGAGGTTATGTTGCGCGAGAAGCCTGATGTCTTGGTGTGTGTGGATTATCCTGGTTTTAATATGAAATTAGCCAAGGTAGCACATGATTTAGGCATTCCGGTTATTTATTATATTGCGCCTACTATTTGGGCTTGGCATCGTAGTCGTGGTAAAGATATTGCCAGCACGGTTACTAAGGTAGCTTCAATTTTTCCATTTGAAGCTAAGGCGTATAGAGAATTTGGGGTAGATGTTGAATTCGTAGGGCATCCTTTACTTGATATTGTGAAACCGACGATGTCTTTAGAGGAAGGTTTGGCTTATTTTAAAATGCCCCCTCATACAAAACGAGTGTTACTTATGCCTGGTAGTCGTAAGCAAGAAGTTATCAGTTTGTTAGAACGAATGTTGGCTGGGGCTGAGTTAGTTATGGCTAAGCATCCTAATTTAGTATTTTATTTGCCACGAGCGCATACAATTGATAAAGAAGAATTAGAAGTTATTACGAAGAAATATAAAGTGCCTGTTACGATTACAGACGATTACACGTACGATTTAATGCAATGTTGTGATGTTTGTTTAGCCGCTTCAGGTACCGCCACATTAGAAACTGCCTTAATGGAATTACCCACTATTTTGTTATATCGCTTATCACCAATTACCTATGCATTGGGACGGGTACTAGTGAATTTAACACATGTAGGCTTACCTAATATAGTAGCAGGTCGTGAAGTGATTCCTGAGTTATTGCAGGGTGCTGTAACACCGGCTAATATTGCTAAAGAATTAACCTCTTTATTAGAGGATTCAAAAAGACGAGAGGCCATGGTAGCTGATTTGAGGTCCGTTCGAGAAGCCTTGGGCGGAACTGGTGCAGTAGAGCGAGTGGCTGAATTAATTGCTACGGTAGCACGAGCTAACCAGGTTGCGGAGGATATGAATGGGAAGTTATAA